The following proteins are encoded in a genomic region of Periophthalmus magnuspinnatus isolate fPerMag1 chromosome 10, fPerMag1.2.pri, whole genome shotgun sequence:
- the LOC117377302 gene encoding GTP-binding protein REM 1-like produces MTQQREDWRRRGSTPVRTTVQDQTKTSKDPDIDRDSDQDLDQDSAHSGPSRPQRPHRVLVQSASYQPGDSLRYRSRWLQELDRDLDWDLDRDLDQDSDQDGYRVVLIGDHDVGKSSLASVFAGTSGRDQEENQEQTFEKTLTVDGEDTTLRVMDTWDPNRTVRTIQEQSLSTPCTAYILVYSVADRCTFEAAAELRITVRRARQNERVPIIIVGNKSDLVRAREVTTQEGLACAVVFDCKFIETSASLHHNVLELFEGVVRQIRLHRDTQANMLMLTLTPRYSHKRKESLTQKARRLLHRVMSNQRVSVRARSKSCHDLAVL; encoded by the exons ATGACGCAGCAGAGGGAGGACTGGAGGCGTCGAGGGAGTACTCCAGTCCGGACTACGgtccaggaccaaaccaagacctcGAAAGACCCAGATATAGACCGGGACTCAGATCAGGACTTGGATCAGGACTCAGCCCACAGTGGACCCTCAAGACCCCAGAGACCCCAcagagtcctggtccagtctgcCTCATACCAGCCTGGGGACTCACTCAGGTACAGGTCCCGCTGGCTCCAGGAGTTAGACCGAGATCTGGACTGGGATCTGGATCGGGATCTGGACCAAGATTCAGACCAGGATGGGTACCGCGTGGTTCTCATTGGGGACCATGATGTGGGAAAGTCCAGTCTGGCCTCAGTCTTTGCTGGAAcctcaggacgagaccaggaagAGAACCAAG AGCAGACGTTTGAAAAGACTCTGACGGTGGATGGGGAAGATACCACCCTGAGAGTGATGGACACCTGGGACCCAAACAGAACTGTACGTACAATTCAA GAGCAGTCCCTGAGTACTCCATGCACTGCGTACATTCTTGTGTACTCAGTGGCGGATCGCTGCACTTTTGAGGCGGCGGCGGAGCTCAGGATCACTGTGAGACGAGCGCGACAGAACGAGAGGGTGCCTATAATCATCGTGGGTAACAAGAGCGACCTTGTGAGGGCCAGAGAGGTCACTACACAag AGGGCCTGGCATGCGCGGTGGTGTTTGACTGCAAGTTCATCGAGACATCGGCGTCTCTGCACCATAACGTGTTGGAGCTGTTTGAGGGCGTGGTCAGGCAGATCCGGCTGCACCGCGACACTCAAGCTAACATGTTAATGCTTACGTTAACACCACGCTACAGTCACAAAAGGAAAGAGAGCCTGACCCAGAAGGCCCGAAGGCTCCTGCACCGGGTCATGTCCAACCAGCGGGTCAGTGTGAGAGCTCGGTCCAAGTCCTGCCACGACCTCGCTGTGCTCTGA